A DNA window from Candidatus Aegiribacteria sp. contains the following coding sequences:
- a CDS encoding aminopeptidase: MKGLDIVSDFSKLQLLSNRNAFRILKELQKAPQSGVQLAEKLGMKTPRVIYYLKKLEYYGFARQIAHKPVRGNREKFYCAVAQNFLLSAGLGETDEPESGMNTSLNNSYIEYFLKRDLDLDLNEFARVVLTDYLAIQPEERVVVSFEEQNIGIYLKILIHLRRIGAHYRTLVRDPILEREILMNLPEKEVIIYYKDLAETVDWADVWIDIKRSAISDKDGVSKKRLEFFTETRRQALLGINEKPGMRAVIISIPRFEERFHTDPDALEKLTMFWKAASASADELNNARDLADRIRNFTNFSIHTGQDNVLPVSVDREKFIIDAGPFSLSKTSNVFCIPSGEITFVPVSSGFSGSIYMDYCELDNAESKGINLKIKNGLVTECRVESDDKRLEEYFRTADLQEKTVSQVGFGLNPAAGSLSYIPKLDTKIFGSFHLSFGDNRAVGGNITGYTGWDIITEKPKITCNDKIILDNGIFDI, translated from the coding sequence TTGAAAGGACTCGATATAGTATCGGATTTCAGCAAACTTCAACTGCTTAGCAACAGGAACGCATTTCGGATACTGAAAGAACTTCAGAAAGCGCCGCAGTCGGGTGTTCAGCTGGCAGAGAAGCTGGGTATGAAAACACCAAGGGTGATCTATTACCTGAAAAAACTGGAATACTACGGTTTCGCAAGACAGATAGCACACAAACCGGTACGTGGAAACCGAGAGAAGTTCTACTGTGCGGTAGCTCAGAATTTTCTTTTATCAGCAGGGCTTGGTGAAACGGATGAACCGGAAAGCGGGATGAACACAAGTCTGAATAACTCGTATATCGAATACTTCCTGAAGCGTGATCTTGATCTCGATCTCAACGAGTTTGCGAGAGTCGTTCTTACTGACTATCTGGCGATTCAGCCTGAAGAGCGGGTGGTTGTATCTTTCGAGGAACAGAACATAGGTATCTATTTAAAAATTCTAATACATCTGCGTCGTATTGGAGCACATTACAGGACACTGGTCAGGGATCCTATCCTCGAGAGAGAAATACTGATGAATCTACCTGAGAAGGAAGTAATAATTTATTACAAAGACCTTGCTGAAACCGTGGACTGGGCAGATGTATGGATAGACATCAAGAGATCTGCGATTTCAGATAAAGATGGAGTTTCGAAAAAAAGGCTTGAATTCTTCACGGAAACGCGGAGGCAAGCTCTATTAGGCATCAATGAGAAGCCGGGCATGAGAGCTGTTATCATATCCATACCGAGATTCGAAGAAAGATTCCACACTGATCCTGACGCACTTGAAAAATTGACCATGTTCTGGAAAGCTGCTTCAGCTAGCGCTGACGAACTCAATAATGCCCGGGATCTTGCAGACAGAATACGTAACTTCACGAATTTCAGTATTCACACCGGCCAGGACAATGTGCTGCCTGTTTCAGTAGATCGTGAAAAATTCATAATAGATGCGGGGCCATTCTCTTTATCGAAAACCAGCAATGTGTTCTGCATTCCGTCCGGGGAGATTACGTTCGTTCCCGTTTCGTCAGGATTTTCAGGAAGCATATACATGGACTACTGTGAGCTGGATAATGCGGAATCAAAGGGAATTAACCTGAAAATTAAAAACGGTTTGGTTACAGAATGCCGGGTTGAAAGTGACGATAAGCGGCTGGAGGAGTACTTCAGAACAGCTGACCTTCAGGAAAAGACCGTAAGTCAGGTCGGCTTCGGGCTGAATCCCGCGGCCGGATCGTTGTCATACATCCCAAAACTCGATACCAAGATATTCGGTAGTTTTCACCTTTCATTCGGGGACAATCGAGCTGTTGGAGGGAATATCACGGGGTACACAGGCTGGGATATCATTACTGAGAAACCTAAGATAACCTGTAACGACAAAATTATATTAGATAATGGTATTTTTGACATATAA
- a CDS encoding T9SS type A sorting domain-containing protein has protein sequence MKETVERYSTSGYLQSGPYLFQPIGLPSFYDIAYESVDGTGDIWYACDNSDSPIKAFSTAGVLTSCIWNSVVPAAHGLCFESDRYLWASNIYTDEIYRINLSPEGIESGDTIDGISLTSNSNPFESSVVILCTGLSDDVELRIFDITGRTVLTSIFGGSFTWGGTDEYGNTVPAGSYIVNVRNDGSVNTSLKLVKL, from the coding sequence ATGAAAGAAACCGTTGAGAGATACAGTACTTCAGGCTATCTTCAATCCGGACCCTATCTATTTCAGCCTATCGGTCTTCCATCGTTCTACGATATCGCGTACGAGAGTGTAGATGGCACCGGAGACATCTGGTACGCCTGCGATAATTCCGATTCTCCGATAAAGGCTTTCAGTACAGCTGGTGTTCTCACAAGTTGCATCTGGAATTCGGTTGTTCCAGCTGCGCACGGCCTCTGTTTTGAAAGTGACAGGTATCTCTGGGCCAGTAATATCTATACTGACGAAATCTACAGGATCAACCTCTCACCCGAGGGTATCGAATCGGGAGATACCATTGACGGGATTTCTCTTACTTCAAACTCAAACCCTTTTGAATCTTCGGTTGTTATACTGTGTACAGGCCTGTCAGATGATGTTGAACTCAGAATATTCGATATCACCGGAAGAACAGTTCTCACATCGATTTTCGGAGGTTCCTTTACGTGGGGTGGCACAGATGAGTACGGTAACACTGTTCCCGCGGGTTCATATATCGTGAATGTCAGGAATGATGGATCTGTAAATACTTCACTGAAACTTGTAAAACTCTGA
- a CDS encoding FG-GAP-like repeat-containing protein: MKSYRIILLKASTLLSVMLFVLITDTHASVSPDAHHPARGICSSYSDNYLDLESPVPGPLTAPVPMPNWPQSIGMTQYYPPSGVCLADIFGDGFLEIIATSSNGSVHVFDYQGNDIPGWPKTGLEQIRSKVAVGDIDSDYPGLEIVAVGVPCTLYVWHSDGTPVPGWPRAANLAGHLRAPVIFDVDGDGDLEIILGKGDVCIYNHDGTIYPGWPQSIGSVATPSVADVDNDGVVEICAVSYNSIYLWDKDGNPEPGWPLIDVAGATSYAQPVLADLDDDGDLEILHAHYDQWSVPSQNHVAIYHHDGTNFNNWPFNYPGPHTYITPVVGDIDNDDDLEIFGGGHTFDLQARHHTGAIVSGWPVSALSALECSPIVFDVDGDGFREVVFGENWPGANGFLYAFNGDGSAVEDWPISINAPSYVNSAAVGDVDDDGDIEIAFMTGNGTVNLWTIENVPYRPYLTEWGTYFHDNWNTGWMHPLAPLNPVVFNSGAANHLTWNANTELDIAGYNIYRSDISGGPYTKINGTVVTDTLYSDASGTIDHFYCISAVIMACTESRLSVEATTQTGIAATAYEQYGSFNISSFPNPFSANTTISFSVPIELAGNAELSIYDLNGRRVKTLFNEIHPAGDYSIIWDATDDLGRNSTPGIYFYRLRVGSCYGEIKKVTLLHSM, translated from the coding sequence ATGAAATCCTATCGCATCATTTTGCTGAAAGCATCAACTTTGCTGTCTGTGATGTTGTTTGTATTGATCACTGATACTCACGCTTCAGTTTCTCCCGATGCTCATCATCCAGCCCGTGGAATATGTTCTTCCTATTCTGATAATTACCTCGATCTGGAATCTCCTGTTCCAGGTCCGTTAACCGCACCGGTACCGATGCCTAACTGGCCCCAGAGTATCGGAATGACTCAGTATTATCCTCCATCCGGTGTGTGTCTCGCTGATATCTTTGGCGATGGCTTTCTCGAAATTATCGCCACCTCCTCAAATGGTTCTGTTCATGTTTTTGACTATCAGGGTAACGATATTCCCGGATGGCCAAAGACAGGACTTGAACAAATACGATCCAAAGTAGCTGTCGGAGATATTGACTCTGATTATCCAGGGCTGGAAATAGTTGCCGTTGGTGTACCATGTACTCTGTATGTCTGGCATAGTGATGGAACTCCGGTTCCCGGATGGCCACGGGCTGCCAATTTAGCTGGACACCTGAGGGCACCTGTTATTTTCGATGTGGACGGTGATGGTGATCTTGAGATAATACTCGGAAAAGGCGATGTCTGTATTTACAACCACGACGGAACGATATATCCCGGCTGGCCCCAATCGATAGGCTCAGTCGCAACGCCTTCGGTAGCGGATGTTGATAACGACGGAGTGGTTGAGATATGCGCGGTTTCGTACAATTCCATATACCTCTGGGATAAGGATGGCAATCCGGAACCGGGCTGGCCCCTTATAGATGTTGCAGGAGCGACAAGCTACGCTCAACCTGTACTCGCTGATCTTGATGATGACGGAGACCTGGAAATCCTTCATGCTCATTATGATCAATGGAGTGTACCCTCTCAAAATCATGTTGCCATCTATCATCATGACGGAACGAATTTCAATAACTGGCCATTTAATTATCCCGGGCCACATACCTACATCACCCCTGTGGTTGGCGATATCGATAATGACGATGACCTGGAGATATTCGGCGGCGGTCATACCTTTGATCTGCAGGCCAGACATCACACAGGTGCGATCGTTTCGGGCTGGCCTGTATCAGCACTGAGCGCCCTGGAATGCTCACCCATAGTATTCGATGTTGACGGTGACGGTTTCAGAGAAGTCGTCTTTGGTGAGAACTGGCCCGGTGCAAATGGTTTTTTGTACGCATTCAACGGTGACGGTTCAGCGGTCGAAGACTGGCCGATATCGATCAATGCACCATCTTATGTGAACAGCGCCGCCGTAGGTGATGTGGACGATGATGGGGATATCGAAATAGCATTTATGACCGGCAACGGAACGGTGAACCTGTGGACTATTGAAAATGTTCCTTACAGGCCATATCTGACTGAATGGGGAACGTATTTCCACGATAACTGGAATACCGGCTGGATGCATCCGCTTGCTCCGTTGAATCCTGTTGTCTTTAACTCAGGGGCTGCAAACCATCTGACCTGGAACGCCAATACAGAACTGGATATCGCCGGTTACAACATCTACAGAAGCGATATCTCAGGTGGACCCTATACCAAAATCAACGGTACAGTGGTTACAGATACACTCTATTCTGATGCTTCAGGAACAATTGATCACTTTTATTGCATATCTGCTGTAATCATGGCTTGCACTGAGTCCAGGCTCAGCGTTGAAGCAACTACCCAGACAGGTATTGCCGCAACTGCCTATGAACAATACGGATCGTTCAACATATCCTCCTTCCCGAATCCCTTCAGCGCAAATACTACGATCAGCTTCTCGGTGCCCATTGAGCTAGCCGGAAACGCAGAATTAAGCATCTACGACCTGAATGGGCGGAGAGTGAAAACCCTGTTTAATGAAATCCACCCCGCAGGAGATTATTCGATTATCTGGGACGCAACTGATGATTTGGGGAGAAATTCTACTCCGGGAATTTACTTCTATCGATTGAGAGTGGGAAGCTGCTATGGCGAAATAAAGAAAGTAACACTTTTGCATTCCATGTAG
- a CDS encoding T9SS type A sorting domain-containing protein: MTKSGIGIWIIAVLFITGLVYSQSPDTLWTNGYGGWLWDYAYDVKSTDDGGFITAGLSNSYISGSIYLQMYLVKTNGDGDMLWYKVIGPEYSDRGYSIQITEDGGFIITGSSEENTGGDGLNVYLVRTDCNGDTLWTKTYGGSLKDEGETVVITEDQGFAIAGYTYSYGAGDKDFYLIRTDSSGDTLWTKTYGGSGDDLAWSVAAVPGGGFIVAGRTASSGAGSWDVWLVRTNADGDMLWNKTFGGGGWDSALEVQCTADSGFIVNGYTMSSGAGQTDYYMLKIDASGNLLWSRTYGGSNYDNGTCIEQLPDGGYLLGGYTKSFGDTNGDFWIIRTDANGDSLWSQIYGGSGTEQLNGMDLTFDGGYVLAGKTTSLGNSSSVWLIRLAQDCTAVGESEYAQSMPSRFSISPVTPNPVYSHMSFDLHTIASGPAYVSVYDIHGRCVDVIYSGQLAEGTRSFMWTVPQTIANGTYIVRASCGDIHAAVRIAVIK; encoded by the coding sequence ATGACGAAATCCGGGATAGGTATCTGGATCATCGCAGTGCTGTTCATTACCGGTTTAGTGTACAGTCAGTCACCCGACACGCTCTGGACCAATGGTTACGGAGGATGGCTCTGGGATTATGCATATGATGTTAAATCTACAGACGATGGTGGTTTCATTACTGCCGGTTTGTCTAATTCCTACATTAGCGGTTCAATATATCTTCAGATGTATCTGGTAAAAACAAATGGCGATGGAGATATGCTCTGGTACAAGGTCATCGGACCGGAGTACAGCGATAGAGGATATTCGATTCAGATTACCGAAGATGGAGGCTTTATCATTACCGGCAGCAGCGAAGAGAATACTGGTGGTGACGGGTTAAATGTCTACCTGGTCCGAACCGATTGCAACGGGGATACTCTCTGGACAAAAACATACGGCGGCTCCCTGAAAGATGAGGGAGAGACTGTGGTGATAACAGAGGATCAGGGATTCGCTATAGCCGGATATACTTACTCTTACGGCGCAGGCGACAAAGACTTTTACCTGATACGGACGGATTCCAGCGGCGACACTCTCTGGACAAAAACCTATGGTGGCTCGGGCGACGATCTGGCCTGGTCGGTTGCAGCGGTCCCGGGTGGAGGATTTATCGTTGCAGGAAGAACAGCGTCATCGGGCGCGGGCAGCTGGGATGTCTGGCTGGTTCGAACCAATGCAGACGGGGACATGCTCTGGAACAAGACCTTCGGCGGTGGCGGATGGGATTCAGCTTTGGAAGTTCAATGCACAGCGGACAGTGGATTCATTGTCAACGGGTACACCATGTCATCCGGTGCCGGTCAGACGGATTACTATATGCTGAAGATCGATGCCTCCGGCAATCTCCTCTGGTCCCGTACTTATGGTGGGAGTAACTATGACAACGGTACCTGTATCGAGCAGCTTCCGGATGGCGGTTACCTTCTGGGCGGGTATACCAAATCGTTCGGAGACACCAACGGTGATTTCTGGATAATCAGAACCGATGCCAACGGTGACAGCCTGTGGAGCCAGATATACGGAGGTTCCGGAACAGAGCAACTCAACGGTATGGATCTGACCTTTGACGGCGGGTACGTTCTTGCCGGCAAGACCACGTCACTCGGCAATTCCTCATCCGTCTGGCTTATCCGGCTCGCACAGGATTGTACCGCTGTCGGCGAATCAGAATATGCGCAAAGCATGCCTTCCAGATTCTCTATTTCTCCGGTGACACCGAATCCGGTGTATTCTCACATGTCGTTTGATCTGCATACGATAGCCTCCGGGCCTGCCTATGTATCTGTTTACGATATTCATGGAAGGTGTGTTGATGTCATTTACAGCGGTCAACTTGCAGAAGGAACACGAAGTTTCATGTGGACAGTGCCGCAGACCATTGCTAACGGCACTTATATAGTAAGGGCATCGTGTGGTGATATTCACGCAGCAGTAAGGATTGCTGTTATCAAGTAA